One genomic window of Microbacterium testaceum StLB037 includes the following:
- a CDS encoding ATP-binding protein — translation MRVRFFGGLSVATDDGDAVVPGRGQQSLLLRLAVDAGTTVSTRALAEDLWPLDAPDDPRAALQSLVSRLRRALPAGWVSSTPGGYRLDVDRRDVDVTHFQDLVAEARSAGDADRAREALALWTGDVWTPGEGFDWLVRDLLEDRAHAERLAAAAPAPEAPPALPAPVTSLIGRGDELDAIRSRLTTDRLVTILGPGGAGKTTLAVETARALADAIVVELAPAASGEVWTAIAGAVGRGVRVRETSGPPSTSAERVAEAVAGREVVLVLDNCEHVSREAADAALTLLGMSGGVRVLATSREPLGIPGEAFVDLGPLPPADADALFARRVRSARGSEPSVDEHDVAARIVRRLDGLPLAIELAAARSRTLTLAEIDTGLDDRFALLSRGPRLSSERHRTLRALIDWSWDTLTDDERIALRVAAVFPDGIGAPDAPQVAGAFDVDADAFDALVDRSLLTRREGRFRMLETVREYGLDRLRADGDEERYRRAAADVLTDLAARWERDVRGPGLRAALAWFDANDENLTAALRALARADDRRGGARLLRGLLWPWAIRERSDDLRRAVADVTDPAAPLDDEPTVVVEAVALFAAAFPEPGGASALSPDVYLARRTALEEAARRHPSEVTALVPPLLRLAGSVLAAGDGDAARTWHVDVTDAEFEAAPPWSQAILHTLHAGAAQNTGDTATLGSESERALAMFTEIGDPWGTGFASQLRAEWLVLEGRLDEALDVTDHSSDAIRGLSSVSDYLQQRAQAVGILLRLGRDDEARARADEIARLAEADGSVRALAQAAMTAAHVEVAAGNGEAALAAVERITLEPGFPDQFVAWRDAQRAQALLLLDRHEEAREALRTALTRAAQSRDFPIVATVLLAIAGWNAATGRRLHAEEALARAAAVRGAADVRDPFHVWIRERLAALPEDSTTEGPGIRTPLTDVDAEALAALLD, via the coding sequence GTGCGGGTGCGGTTCTTCGGCGGGTTGAGCGTCGCCACGGATGACGGGGATGCCGTCGTGCCCGGGCGCGGCCAGCAGTCGTTGCTGCTCCGCCTCGCGGTGGATGCCGGCACCACCGTCAGCACGCGCGCCCTGGCCGAGGACCTCTGGCCCCTCGACGCCCCCGACGACCCGCGCGCCGCCCTGCAGTCGCTCGTGTCGCGTCTGCGCCGCGCGCTCCCCGCGGGGTGGGTGTCGTCGACGCCCGGCGGCTACCGGCTCGATGTGGACCGCCGCGACGTCGACGTCACGCACTTCCAGGACCTCGTGGCCGAAGCACGCTCGGCCGGCGACGCGGACCGGGCCCGGGAGGCACTGGCGCTGTGGACCGGTGATGTCTGGACGCCGGGCGAGGGCTTCGACTGGCTCGTCCGCGACCTCCTCGAGGATCGCGCCCACGCCGAGCGACTCGCCGCGGCGGCCCCCGCACCCGAGGCTCCGCCCGCGCTCCCCGCCCCTGTCACGAGCCTGATCGGCCGCGGCGACGAGCTGGACGCCATCCGTTCGCGCCTCACCACCGACCGTCTCGTGACGATCCTCGGCCCGGGAGGAGCCGGAAAGACCACCCTCGCCGTCGAGACAGCGCGCGCGCTCGCCGACGCGATCGTCGTCGAGCTCGCGCCCGCCGCCAGCGGCGAGGTGTGGACCGCGATCGCCGGCGCCGTCGGCCGTGGCGTGCGCGTGCGTGAGACGAGCGGACCTCCCTCGACCTCGGCCGAGCGCGTCGCCGAAGCCGTCGCGGGGCGCGAGGTCGTGCTCGTCCTCGACAACTGCGAGCACGTCTCGCGCGAGGCCGCCGACGCCGCGCTGACCCTCCTCGGCATGAGCGGGGGCGTGCGCGTCCTGGCGACGAGCCGCGAGCCCCTCGGCATCCCGGGCGAAGCCTTCGTCGACCTCGGTCCCCTCCCGCCCGCGGACGCCGACGCCCTGTTCGCCCGGCGCGTGCGATCGGCGCGGGGCAGCGAGCCGTCCGTGGACGAGCACGACGTCGCCGCGCGGATCGTGCGCCGCCTCGACGGCCTCCCGCTGGCGATCGAGCTCGCCGCCGCGCGCTCGCGCACCCTCACGCTCGCCGAGATCGACACGGGCCTCGACGACCGCTTCGCACTGCTCTCCCGGGGGCCGCGGCTGAGCTCCGAGCGCCACCGCACCCTGCGGGCGCTCATCGACTGGAGCTGGGACACCCTGACCGACGACGAACGGATCGCGCTCCGCGTCGCGGCGGTGTTCCCCGACGGCATCGGCGCCCCCGACGCCCCCCAGGTGGCCGGGGCCTTCGACGTGGATGCCGACGCCTTCGACGCCCTGGTCGATCGATCGCTCCTCACCCGGCGCGAGGGGCGCTTCCGCATGCTCGAGACCGTGCGGGAGTACGGACTCGACCGGTTGCGCGCCGACGGCGACGAGGAGCGCTACCGCCGGGCGGCCGCCGACGTGCTCACGGATCTCGCGGCGCGGTGGGAACGGGATGTCCGAGGCCCCGGGCTCCGCGCAGCCCTCGCCTGGTTCGACGCGAACGACGAGAACCTCACGGCCGCCCTGCGCGCGCTGGCCCGCGCCGACGACCGACGCGGCGGCGCACGGCTGCTGCGCGGCCTGCTCTGGCCGTGGGCGATCCGCGAGCGCAGCGACGACCTGCGCCGCGCGGTGGCCGACGTCACCGACCCCGCCGCTCCGCTCGACGACGAGCCGACGGTCGTGGTCGAGGCGGTCGCCCTGTTCGCGGCCGCTTTCCCCGAGCCCGGGGGCGCGAGCGCCCTGTCCCCCGACGTCTACCTCGCCCGCCGGACGGCGCTCGAGGAAGCGGCCCGGCGGCACCCCTCGGAAGTGACCGCGCTCGTTCCGCCGCTCTTGCGTCTCGCGGGCTCGGTCCTCGCCGCGGGAGACGGGGATGCCGCCCGCACCTGGCACGTCGATGTCACCGACGCGGAGTTCGAGGCCGCTCCGCCCTGGTCGCAGGCGATCCTGCACACCCTGCACGCGGGAGCGGCCCAGAACACCGGGGACACGGCCACCCTCGGTAGCGAGAGCGAACGGGCACTGGCGATGTTCACCGAGATCGGCGACCCCTGGGGCACCGGCTTCGCGAGCCAGCTGCGCGCGGAGTGGCTCGTCCTCGAGGGCCGTCTCGACGAGGCGCTCGACGTCACAGATCACTCGAGCGACGCGATCCGCGGACTGAGCTCCGTCTCCGACTACCTTCAGCAGCGCGCGCAGGCCGTCGGCATCCTGCTCCGACTCGGTCGCGACGACGAAGCGCGCGCCCGCGCCGACGAGATCGCACGCCTGGCCGAGGCGGACGGCTCGGTGCGCGCTCTCGCTCAAGCCGCCATGACCGCCGCCCACGTCGAGGTGGCCGCCGGCAACGGGGAAGCGGCCCTGGCTGCGGTCGAGCGCATCACGCTCGAGCCGGGCTTCCCCGACCAGTTCGTGGCGTGGCGAGACGCGCAGCGCGCCCAGGCGCTGCTCCTCCTCGACCGCCACGAAGAGGCCCGCGAGGCACTCCGCACCGCGCTCACGCGGGCCGCGCAGTCGAGGGACTTCCCCATCGTCGCCACGGTCCTCCTGGCGATCGCCGGGTGGAACGCCGCAACCGGACGCCGCCTCCACGCCGAGGAGGCCCTCGCCCGCGCGGCCGCCGTGCGGGGGGCGGCCGACGTCCGCGATCCCTTCCACGTGTGGATCCGGGAGCGCCTGGCCGCGCTGCCCGAGGATTCCACGACGGAGGGCCCCGGCATCCGGACGCCCCTCACGGACGTGGATGCCGAGGCCCTCGCGGCCCTGCTCGACTAG
- a CDS encoding DUF6507 family protein, with product MTGWRVSPDGVQQVLTGVDTAATSLVTALTGLSDQLSAAVAGTQSAEVAEAMQAFVEAQTADLTLIQQRIPSARQAVIDATNAVTAGDIEMAATTQALAASAWAPDADAFAHHGGSVPY from the coding sequence ATGACCGGATGGCGTGTATCCCCCGACGGGGTGCAGCAGGTTCTCACCGGGGTCGACACGGCGGCGACGTCCCTCGTGACGGCGCTCACGGGTCTCTCCGATCAATTGTCGGCGGCTGTCGCCGGCACGCAGTCCGCCGAAGTCGCCGAAGCGATGCAAGCCTTCGTCGAAGCGCAGACGGCCGACCTCACCCTCATCCAGCAGCGCATCCCGAGCGCCCGGCAGGCAGTCATCGACGCGACCAACGCCGTCACGGCGGGGGACATCGAGATGGCGGCGACGACGCAGGCGCTCGCCGCGTCGGCCTGGGCTCCGGATGCCGACGCCTTCGCGCACCACGGCGGATCGGTGCCGTACTGA
- a CDS encoding ABC transporter permease: MSALTLERDLPRTASLAQTVQNTLTMAGRGLLKIRRTPEQLIDVTVQPILFTLMFTYIFGGAIAGDVQSYLPIIIPGILVQTVITTSVVTGTQLREDMDKGVFDRFRSLPIARIAPLSGALLADTVRYAIATTLTFTMGYIMGFRPEGGLWAVVAAGLLVIACSWAISWIFAFFGVIARSASSVQGISMIILFPLTFLSNAFVPANTMPSWLQWFVDANPVSHLVTAVRDLVNSGTLGADAVISLVGAAVIVAVFAPLTVRAYMRKA; this comes from the coding sequence ATGAGCGCCCTCACCCTCGAACGCGACCTGCCGCGCACCGCGAGCCTCGCGCAGACCGTGCAGAACACCCTCACCATGGCGGGCCGCGGGCTCCTGAAGATCCGGCGCACGCCCGAGCAGCTGATCGACGTCACCGTGCAGCCGATCCTGTTCACCCTGATGTTCACGTACATCTTCGGCGGCGCGATCGCCGGGGACGTGCAGAGCTACCTGCCGATCATCATCCCGGGCATCCTCGTGCAGACCGTCATCACGACGTCGGTCGTCACCGGCACGCAGCTGCGCGAAGACATGGACAAGGGCGTGTTCGACCGCTTCCGCTCGCTGCCGATCGCGCGCATCGCGCCGCTGTCGGGGGCGCTGCTGGCCGACACCGTGCGGTACGCGATCGCGACGACCCTGACCTTCACGATGGGCTACATCATGGGCTTCCGGCCCGAGGGTGGCCTGTGGGCCGTGGTCGCCGCGGGCCTGCTCGTCATCGCGTGCTCGTGGGCGATCAGCTGGATCTTCGCCTTCTTCGGCGTCATCGCGCGCAGCGCGTCCAGCGTGCAGGGCATCTCGATGATCATCCTGTTCCCCCTGACGTTCCTCTCGAACGCCTTCGTCCCGGCGAACACCATGCCCTCGTGGCTGCAGTGGTTCGTCGATGCGAACCCCGTGTCGCACCTCGTCACCGCAGTGCGCGACCTCGTCAACTCCGGCACCCTCGGCGCCGACGCGGTCATCTCGCTCGTCGGTGCGGCGGTGATCGTGGCGGTCTTCGCCCCGCTCACGGTGCGCGCCTACATGCGCAAGGCCTAG
- a CDS encoding tetratricopeptide repeat protein, translated as MAPDPIAEARRYLLLDEPERARGVLERVLAEQPDHAAALTLIAYARLETGELDAAERDARLAFAHAEWRPDAAALLARITMTRDPVEATGWASEAVRLDPGRSRFRIVLARILRERRLYEPARIEAEAALANAASDDERIDALITASSIAVVHAPRRAEALRLAEEAVRISPTDLRVGQMLAAAQVMNGQRAAAIRTARRVLRENPLALAPPYLAQVATALLVRQLIGLVTIVTAMVPFFTFAMFAQALGAPVGSRVGAVLGLICTVVIGVGTLGPLRDRAVARAIWLFARQRAIEVVSVVTVAVIAVGYLVVAATGFFPLIAVLPFLSVAVWTVHEAKLTQLRPPA; from the coding sequence ATGGCTCCCGACCCGATCGCCGAGGCGCGGCGGTACCTCCTGCTCGATGAGCCGGAGAGAGCGCGAGGGGTGCTTGAGCGGGTGCTCGCGGAGCAGCCCGATCACGCGGCGGCTCTGACGCTGATCGCTTACGCGCGCCTCGAGACCGGAGAGCTCGACGCCGCTGAGCGCGATGCGCGTCTCGCGTTCGCGCACGCCGAATGGCGACCGGATGCCGCCGCCTTGCTCGCTCGGATCACGATGACCCGCGACCCGGTCGAAGCGACGGGCTGGGCGAGCGAGGCCGTGCGGCTCGATCCCGGCCGAAGCAGATTCCGGATCGTTCTCGCGAGGATCCTGCGCGAGCGTCGGCTCTACGAACCCGCCCGGATCGAGGCGGAAGCGGCCCTCGCGAACGCCGCGTCGGACGATGAGCGGATCGACGCGCTGATTACGGCGTCGTCGATCGCCGTCGTCCACGCTCCGCGACGCGCGGAGGCTCTGCGCCTCGCCGAGGAAGCGGTCCGGATCAGCCCGACGGATCTGCGGGTGGGACAGATGCTCGCCGCGGCGCAGGTCATGAACGGGCAGCGTGCCGCGGCGATCCGGACGGCGCGGCGGGTGCTGAGGGAGAACCCGCTTGCGCTCGCCCCGCCGTATCTCGCCCAGGTGGCCACGGCGCTGCTGGTGCGCCAACTGATCGGGCTCGTCACGATCGTGACGGCGATGGTGCCCTTCTTCACGTTCGCGATGTTCGCGCAAGCCCTCGGCGCGCCGGTCGGCTCCCGCGTGGGAGCGGTGCTGGGACTGATCTGCACGGTCGTGATCGGTGTGGGGACCCTGGGCCCTCTGCGCGATCGAGCGGTCGCGCGCGCGATCTGGCTGTTCGCCCGTCAGCGCGCGATCGAGGTCGTGTCGGTCGTCACCGTCGCGGTGATCGCGGTGGGCTACCTCGTCGTCGCGGCGACGGGGTTCTTCCCGCTCATCGCCGTGCTGCCGTTCCTCTCCGTCGCGGTCTGGACCGTGCACGAGGCGAAGCTCACGCAGCTGCGTCCGCCCGCGTAG
- a CDS encoding DUF6177 family protein, giving the protein MSRDAKSMLSHPLIDGIVEGIAVSESRAPLLALTATRTDLLMQAGRARHPLVFLTGDGTRLTEPMRAALAATRVPWVVRTAGGLRDGLTWRPLADLAAAFDSTPAAPHPDALSLEQPTTLQLVASVSVRHRADASTRLGAALEVLARPAEAAPMAWGPNEPAEFAWDRDALTAFARARMPSDTRLIATGDATRPMVATLTARRTARGVEEVTEALVSLGALDDPATDARADAAVELLDELAVTPWPLMAALFTRPGRADLTTSAFVAPMPRPLALLIGAPAVRDLMLDPAVWAERFGARVAGRPRTPALVIPLRRSEEPAEIAWNRVVEVTETLGVERVAELTGFRLDIDEWRNR; this is encoded by the coding sequence ATGTCGAGAGACGCAAAGAGCATGCTCAGCCATCCACTGATCGACGGCATCGTCGAGGGCATCGCCGTGTCCGAGAGCCGTGCCCCACTGCTGGCACTGACGGCGACCCGCACCGACTTGCTCATGCAGGCCGGCAGGGCTCGGCATCCGCTCGTCTTCCTCACCGGAGACGGGACCCGCCTGACCGAACCGATGCGCGCCGCGCTCGCGGCCACCCGCGTGCCCTGGGTCGTGCGCACCGCCGGGGGCCTTCGCGACGGGCTCACGTGGCGTCCCCTCGCCGACCTGGCGGCGGCATTCGACAGCACTCCCGCTGCCCCCCACCCCGACGCCCTCTCCCTCGAGCAGCCCACGACGCTGCAGCTGGTCGCGTCGGTGTCGGTGCGCCACCGCGCCGATGCGTCGACGCGGCTGGGTGCCGCCCTCGAGGTTCTGGCGCGACCGGCCGAGGCCGCGCCGATGGCGTGGGGGCCCAATGAGCCGGCCGAGTTCGCGTGGGACCGCGACGCCCTCACCGCTTTCGCGAGGGCCCGGATGCCGAGCGACACCCGCCTCATCGCGACCGGGGATGCCACTCGCCCGATGGTCGCAACCCTCACCGCCCGCCGCACGGCGCGCGGCGTCGAGGAGGTGACGGAGGCCCTCGTCTCGCTCGGAGCCCTCGACGACCCGGCGACGGACGCGCGCGCCGACGCCGCGGTCGAGCTGCTCGACGAGCTCGCCGTCACCCCGTGGCCCCTGATGGCAGCCCTCTTCACGCGGCCGGGCCGTGCGGATCTCACGACCTCGGCGTTCGTCGCCCCGATGCCCCGGCCCCTCGCGCTGTTGATCGGAGCCCCGGCGGTGCGCGACCTCATGCTCGACCCGGCGGTCTGGGCGGAGCGCTTCGGCGCGCGCGTGGCCGGTCGCCCGCGCACGCCCGCTCTCGTGATCCCGCTCCGGCGCTCCGAAGAGCCCGCCGAGATCGCGTGGAACCGAGTCGTCGAGGTCACCGAGACCCTCGGCGTCGAGCGCGTCGCAGAGCTGACGGGGTTCCGCCTCGACATCGACGAATGGCGGAACCGCTGA
- a CDS encoding agmatine deiminase family protein: MSWRMPSETAPQTRTWMAFPAEGPTLGETDAEREAGYAAWTAVAHAVAEFEPVAMVVDPAELTRARRMLSSDIEIFEAPVDEFWMRDAGPTFVLDPERPGVLGAVAWTFNGWGDHWWGEWRKSAGLGRFVAEAAGAELVSSLLVNEGGGIHVDGDGTVFLTETVQLDPRRNPYADRARVEAEMARTIGATHFVWLPRGLTRDYEDFGTSGHVDIVATMPSAGTVLLHDQRNPAHPDHAVSAELRAFFAEQTDAAGRPFTVRDLPAPDALRDADGDTDWSYVNHLVVNGGVIACGFDEPEADGRARGILEEAYPGRRVVTVDARELYARGGGIHCITQQQPEVGA; this comes from the coding sequence ATGAGTTGGCGCATGCCGAGCGAGACCGCCCCGCAGACACGCACCTGGATGGCCTTCCCCGCCGAGGGGCCGACCCTCGGGGAGACCGACGCCGAGCGCGAGGCCGGCTACGCCGCCTGGACGGCCGTCGCTCACGCGGTCGCGGAGTTCGAACCGGTGGCCATGGTCGTCGACCCCGCCGAGCTCACCCGGGCGCGGCGCATGCTCTCGTCCGACATCGAGATCTTCGAGGCTCCGGTCGACGAGTTCTGGATGCGCGACGCCGGACCGACGTTCGTCCTCGACCCGGAGCGCCCCGGCGTGCTCGGAGCCGTCGCCTGGACCTTCAACGGCTGGGGCGACCACTGGTGGGGCGAGTGGCGGAAGTCCGCCGGACTCGGTCGCTTCGTCGCCGAGGCGGCCGGCGCCGAGCTCGTGTCGTCGCTCCTGGTGAACGAAGGGGGTGGCATCCACGTCGACGGCGACGGAACCGTGTTCCTCACCGAAACCGTGCAGCTCGATCCGCGCCGAAATCCGTATGCCGACCGCGCCCGCGTCGAGGCCGAGATGGCCCGCACGATCGGGGCGACGCATTTCGTGTGGCTGCCGCGCGGACTCACCCGTGACTACGAGGACTTCGGAACGAGCGGGCACGTCGACATCGTCGCGACGATGCCCTCGGCGGGAACCGTGCTCCTGCACGACCAGCGCAACCCCGCCCACCCCGACCACGCCGTCTCGGCGGAGCTGCGGGCTTTCTTCGCCGAGCAGACGGATGCCGCCGGCCGCCCCTTCACGGTGCGCGACCTCCCTGCTCCCGACGCCCTCCGCGACGCCGACGGCGACACCGACTGGAGCTACGTGAACCACCTCGTCGTCAACGGCGGAGTGATCGCGTGCGGCTTCGACGAACCCGAGGCCGACGGCCGGGCGCGCGGGATCCTCGAGGAGGCGTATCCGGGACGCCGGGTGGTCACGGTCGACGCCCGCGAGCTGTACGCCCGGGGTGGCGGCATCCACTGCATCACCCAGCAGCAGCCGGAGGTCGGGGCATGA
- a CDS encoding daunorubicin resistance protein DrrA family ABC transporter ATP-binding protein, translated as MTTSSTRSPAVRAEGLVKTFGSNRAVDGVDLVVEAGTVYGVLGPNGAGKTTTISMLTTLLRPDGGRAEIFGHDVAREPHVVRQLIGLTGQFASVDEKLSATENLMIFGRLLGLSRGDARRKASELLEEFGLTEAASRPLAKFSGGMRRRLDLAASLIAQPPLIFLDEPTTGLDPRTRGQMWDTIRRLVASGSTVVLTTQYLDEADQLADRIAVIDRGRVVAEGTALELKASVGQASLVLRLQPGSDLETARTTVGRVLDATAIVSPEAARLTVPMSDPDQVTDLLVAFREAGLHLSEFSVQQPTLDEVFLTLTGSGVPSDDSPARESADALEGARS; from the coding sequence ATGACCACTTCATCCACCCGCTCTCCCGCGGTCCGAGCCGAAGGGCTCGTCAAGACATTCGGCTCCAACCGGGCCGTCGACGGCGTCGATCTCGTCGTCGAAGCCGGCACGGTCTACGGCGTGCTCGGCCCCAACGGCGCCGGCAAGACCACCACCATCAGCATGCTCACGACGCTCCTGCGTCCCGACGGCGGTCGGGCCGAGATCTTCGGCCACGACGTCGCCCGCGAGCCCCACGTCGTGCGCCAGCTCATCGGTCTGACCGGGCAGTTCGCTTCGGTCGACGAGAAGCTCTCCGCCACCGAGAACCTCATGATCTTCGGACGCCTGCTCGGCCTCTCCCGCGGCGATGCGCGCCGCAAGGCGAGCGAACTGCTCGAGGAGTTCGGACTCACCGAGGCGGCATCCCGCCCGCTCGCGAAGTTCTCCGGCGGCATGCGCCGCCGCCTCGACCTCGCGGCATCCCTCATCGCCCAGCCGCCGCTCATCTTCCTCGACGAGCCGACCACGGGGCTGGATCCCCGCACCCGCGGACAGATGTGGGACACGATCCGCCGGCTCGTGGCATCCGGATCCACCGTCGTGCTCACCACGCAGTACCTCGACGAGGCCGACCAGCTCGCCGACCGCATCGCCGTGATCGACCGCGGCCGCGTCGTCGCCGAGGGTACGGCTCTCGAGCTCAAGGCGTCGGTCGGGCAGGCGTCTCTCGTGCTCCGGCTGCAGCCCGGCTCCGACCTCGAGACCGCACGGACCACGGTCGGACGGGTCCTGGATGCCACGGCCATCGTCTCTCCGGAGGCGGCGCGCCTCACGGTGCCGATGTCCGACCCCGACCAGGTCACCGATCTGCTCGTGGCCTTCCGCGAGGCGGGCCTGCACCTGAGCGAGTTCAGCGTGCAGCAGCCCACCCTCGACGAGGTCTTCCTCACCCTCACCGGCTCGGGTGTCCCGAGCGACGACAGCCCGGCGCGCGAGAGCGCCGACGCCCTGGAAGGAGCCCGCTCATGA
- a CDS encoding Imm61 family immunity protein — MASEIVLDPDLIAFAAQAGFRLHDDITSLTLADAGGEIRYTIAAVPDGYLLTRAERAEEPEELMWAATLGYVEIMLVELMSPAIEHRRLPRIKLPYGWDEAADGFAPFRADGRWAGLRRDGVELPVRLVDGGILHPVIQYSHLLAGSLRELINSFSSPDGTPLLRDHVRESSDR, encoded by the coding sequence GTGGCATCCGAGATCGTGCTCGATCCGGACCTGATCGCCTTCGCAGCTCAGGCGGGGTTCCGCCTTCACGACGACATCACATCCCTCACTCTTGCCGACGCGGGGGGCGAGATCAGATACACGATCGCGGCGGTGCCGGATGGATACCTCCTCACCCGGGCGGAACGGGCGGAGGAGCCGGAAGAGCTCATGTGGGCGGCGACGCTGGGCTACGTCGAGATCATGCTCGTCGAGCTCATGTCGCCGGCTATCGAGCATCGCCGGTTGCCGCGGATCAAGCTGCCGTACGGCTGGGACGAGGCTGCGGACGGTTTCGCGCCGTTTCGCGCTGACGGGCGATGGGCGGGGCTGCGTCGCGACGGGGTTGAGCTCCCCGTGCGCCTCGTCGACGGGGGCATCTTGCACCCGGTGATCCAGTACTCCCACCTCCTCGCGGGTTCGCTCCGCGAACTGATCAATTCGTTCTCCTCCCCCGATGGGACACCCCTGCTGCGGGACCACGTCCGAGAGTCGTCTGACCGATGA
- a CDS encoding LacI family DNA-binding transcriptional regulator, which translates to MTPRKPTLHDVAAAAGVSIAAASFALRDKAGVSPETRERVLAAARALNYVVNAPARSLRTARYGAVGLHLPPGATRLPYYTEFAFGLVDAADHRGLSVILLPHRDADDETPPTAFVDGYVVVDATAEDAGIRAILDTGRPVVSAEHLLGAEDRVAGSVVYDHETALRGLLDHLTARGAQRIATILPPRGTAWARELTRAYETWIAERGGIPISRTISFIPTADEVDAAVSEILATEQVDALIVGPSGSAAPALDAAHRAGREVGTDLLLAAYVDEPMHGLLTPAVTSFDLGAREVGAACLDLFTAIQDAAPPGDRVQVRLPRLIVRASTAAP; encoded by the coding sequence GTGACGCCCCGCAAACCGACGCTGCACGACGTGGCCGCCGCCGCGGGCGTCTCGATCGCGGCCGCGTCGTTCGCCCTGCGCGACAAGGCGGGCGTCTCCCCCGAGACGCGCGAGCGCGTGCTGGCCGCCGCTCGCGCGCTGAACTACGTCGTGAATGCGCCCGCACGCAGCCTCCGCACGGCCCGGTACGGCGCGGTCGGTCTCCACCTCCCGCCCGGGGCCACCCGGCTGCCGTACTACACCGAGTTCGCCTTCGGGCTGGTCGACGCCGCCGACCATCGCGGGCTGTCCGTGATCCTGCTCCCCCATCGGGACGCCGACGACGAGACCCCGCCGACCGCGTTCGTCGACGGATACGTGGTGGTCGACGCGACGGCGGAGGATGCCGGCATCCGGGCGATCCTCGACACCGGGCGCCCGGTGGTCAGCGCCGAGCACCTCCTCGGCGCGGAGGACCGGGTCGCGGGCAGCGTCGTGTACGACCACGAGACCGCCCTCCGCGGACTCCTCGACCACCTCACCGCCCGCGGCGCCCAGCGCATCGCCACGATCCTCCCGCCCCGCGGCACCGCCTGGGCCCGGGAGCTCACGAGGGCGTACGAGACGTGGATCGCCGAACGGGGCGGCATCCCGATCTCCCGCACGATCAGCTTCATCCCCACCGCCGACGAGGTGGATGCCGCCGTGAGCGAGATCCTCGCGACCGAGCAGGTCGACGCGCTCATCGTGGGGCCGAGCGGCTCAGCCGCGCCGGCCCTCGACGCCGCTCACCGCGCCGGGCGAGAGGTCGGAACCGACCTGCTGCTCGCGGCGTACGTGGACGAGCCGATGCACGGCCTCCTGACGCCGGCGGTGACCTCGTTCGATCTCGGGGCCCGCGAGGTCGGCGCGGCCTGCCTGGACCTGTTCACCGCGATCCAGGATGCCGCGCCCCCGGGCGATCGCGTGCAGGTCAGGCTCCCGCGCCTCATCGTCCGCGCGAGCACCGCCGCGCCGTAG